A region from the Candidatus Electrothrix scaldis genome encodes:
- the trxA gene encoding thioredoxin, with amino-acid sequence MAGDNVIAVSDSDFEAKVEKSELPCLVDFWAPWCGPCKAIGPVIDELADEFAGKVQVAKMNVDDSPTTPGKFGIKAIPTLILFKNGEAVDRITGAVGKAQLKELMSKA; translated from the coding sequence ATGGCTGGTGATAATGTCATCGCTGTGAGTGACAGTGACTTTGAAGCAAAGGTGGAAAAAAGCGAATTGCCCTGTCTTGTGGATTTCTGGGCCCCGTGGTGTGGTCCCTGTAAGGCCATTGGTCCGGTCATTGATGAGCTGGCTGATGAGTTTGCCGGTAAAGTGCAGGTTGCAAAGATGAATGTAGATGATAGCCCTACAACCCCAGGTAAGTTCGGCATCAAGGCTATCCCTACTCTGATTCTGTTTAAGAACGGTGAAGCAGTTGATCGTATCACCGGTGCTGTAGGCAAAGCTCAGCTTAAAGAGCTGATGAGTAAGGCATAA